Part of the Thermogemmatispora onikobensis genome is shown below.
ACCCTTGAACTTGTTCTTATCCTTATGGCGCTTGCTATTGTCAATCTGCCGGTGCACTATCGGTTAACCGATCGTGGAATTGCCTGTAACAATGTCTTTTTCCGGCCTTGGGAGGAGTTTGAGTATGCGACGCTTCGTGGTTGGAAGCTGACCCTTATCCCGCGCCAGGGGGCTGGCAGGCTGCGCCTGGCCCTTTCGCCGAAGCATCAGCGTGAGCTTCTCCCCTATCTGAGTCGTTTTCTCCAGATCCGTGAGCTGAGCGAAGCTGGGAGGTCGGAGCGTTTCCGGCTTCGTGTGCGGGCGCTTCAGAGGTATTTCCCCGCACTGAGGACCCTCCTTATCTTTGCTGGCTTGCTGGTCCTTTCGCTGGTCTTGCTCAGTGCCTGTGGCGCTGGTCCTGATCCCAATGGTCTGAACAGCAGTGATCAGCAGCACCTGACCTCGGTCACTGCGACTGGTACGCAGCCATCGATCTCTCAGGACGATGTGAACAAGGCCAAGACGAGCGAGCCATTTGCCTATAATCTGGCCCTGTATGTTGACCAGAACCGCCTGGCTATCAACTTCGTCTGGACGTTGGTCACGGGCTATCTCGTGATGTTCATGCAGGCTGGTTTCGCGCTGGTAGAGACGGGGCTGTGCCGCGCAAAAAATGCCGGTCATACGATGGCTATGAACTTTATGATCTATGGCATTGGTATGATCGGTTACTTTGTGGTTGGTTTTGCCTTCCAGTTTGGTGGAATTGGCCTTGTCGGGGTACCGAACCTGGGCGGCCTCTCCAGCCTGACCAACGAGCTGACCATTCCCATCGGTGGCATCAACTGGGGTATCGTTGGCTATAAGGGCTTTTTCCTCAACGATGGCACCTATGACGTCGGGGTGGCCGTGATGTTCCTCTTCCAGATGGTCTTCATGGACACGACTGCTACCATTCCGACGGGGGCGATGGCCGAGCGCTGGAAGTGGAGTGCCTTCTGCGTCTATGGTTTCTTCGTTTCGACCCTGGTCTATCCGATCTATGGAAACTGGGCCTGGGGTGGTGGCTGGCTCTCGCAGCTTGGCAAGATTGGCCTGGGTGCTGGCTACATTGACTT
Proteins encoded:
- a CDS encoding ammonium transporter, translating into MLAVWLLIGCLFVIMFLRIGLPFGVEAAGRTVARVRLSFRERLLWHRADMYALGAVLLLSAIGGWFPTTLELVLILMALAIVNLPVHYRLTDRGIACNNVFFRPWEEFEYATLRGWKLTLIPRQGAGRLRLALSPKHQRELLPYLSRFLQIRELSEAGRSERFRLRVRALQRYFPALRTLLIFAGLLVLSLVLLSACGAGPDPNGLNSSDQQHLTSVTATGTQPSISQDDVNKAKTSEPFAYNLALYVDQNRLAINFVWTLVTGYLVMFMQAGFALVETGLCRAKNAGHTMAMNFMIYGIGMIGYFVVGFAFQFGGIGLVGVPNLGGLSSLTNELTIPIGGINWGIVGYKGFFLNDGTYDVGVAVMFLFQMVFMDTTATIPTGAMAERWKWSAFCVYGFFVSTLVYPIYGNWAWGGGWLSQLGKIGLGAGYIDFAGSGVVHAVGGWCALAGAMVIGPRLGKYNRDGSPNTIPGHNMVLALLGCFILAFGWFGFNPGSTLGASGNGNLRIGLIAVDTMLAGAFGSVAAMLFTWLTGAKKPDIGMMGNGLLAGLVAITAPSGYVSPVSACIIGAVAGIIVILAAGFVEKVLKVDDPVGAIAVHGFNGLWGQISVGLFADGLANYGGLQVRGLFFGDPSQLVAQLIGAVACFVYVFGISWLFFKAYDKLFGLRVSPETELAGLDIPEMGSLGYAPDAEPYRVVAQGDGSVAVAGGAASKD